ATTGGAGTACAAAGAGGTTATCGAGGCCCCTCCATCAGGAGAAAACGTTCTGTTATTCATCGATCCGCCTTACTGCGAGGCTGATCAGAAAAGAGCATATAAAAATCATTTCACCGAGAATGACCATCATAATCTATGCGAACTCCTAAAAAACACTGAGCACAGGTTCGTGCTGACGTATGATAATTGTAAGACAATAAGAGACCTTTACGAATGGGCCAACATACACCCGTTTGCATGGCAGTATAACACGGCAAACGTAAAAAACGGAAAACGGATCTGGGGGGATGAATTGATAATTACAAATTATTAATTTAGTATATCAA
This genomic window from Dehalobacter sp. contains:
- a CDS encoding DNA adenine methylase, translating into LEYKEVIEAPPSGENVLLFIDPPYCEADQKRAYKNHFTENDHHNLCELLKNTEHRFVLTYDNCKTIRDLYEWANIHPFAWQYNTANVKNGKRIWGDELIITNY